In Mesorhizobium sp. M9A.F.Ca.ET.002.03.1.2, the DNA window CGTCACGCTGGAGACTGCTGGCGCCGACGGGAACACCAGCGCTGCGCCGCGGAGGTCGCCGTCAAGCTTGAGCGGTGTGATGTGGCAGGACCGCAGATGGGCCGGTAGCGCCCTGGCGAGATCTCCTTCGTCCCCGGACGAAGGAAGATTCATGAGCCAGCGGCCACGGCCTGGCTCCATCGGCCCGTCCATCATCTCAGTCGTTTCGCCATCGGGGACATTGTTGCAGAAGATGGCGCGGCCGCGATGGTCGACGATCACCAGCCCGTCTTTTCGACGGTAGCTCGGGGCAGACGAAATGAAGGCTTCGAGCAGGCGCGTGCGCTGTTCCTGCTGCTGTTCGGCCAATGCCTTCTCGATCTGCCGGGCTGTGGCGGCGACGAGCGCGGTGTTGTGCGGCCGGAAGATTGGTGAATAGCCAGACAGATCGACGACGCCGATGATCTTGCCGTCGAGAGGATCGCGGATCGGCGCGCCGGCGCAAGTCCAGGATTTGATGCCGGCGCAGAAATGCTCGGCCGCATGGACAAAAGTCGGCTCGCCGGTCCACAGCGCCGTACCGATGCCATTGGTTCCGACGGCATCCTCGTTCCATTTGCCGCCGATGGCCAGGTGGATATCCATGCCATCATGCAAGGTCTTCTTGTCGCCGATGGCGTCGATCAGTACGCCGTCGCTGTCGGCCAGAACCAGCATCGCGCCTGTCCCGTCCAGTAACTGGCCAAGCGAGGCGAACGATCGCCGCGCCGCCGAGAGCAATTCGGCATTGGCCCGCGTCAGATATTCGATCTCATCGCGATCACTGCTTAGCGGCGCTTCAATACCTTCAGCGTTGATGCCGCCCGTGGCGCTGCGATACCAGGAATCGTGAATGAGAGAGCGGACGGGGCTTGGATGGATCGGATCGCGGGCACATTTGGGCTCGTCGGCCAGAAAGTTCTCCCAAGCGCGCATGGTGGCGCGCTCATCATAGTCGATGTTGCCCAGAACCATTTGCCCGGTGGCTGGCGACGCGCGCGCCGGAAGAGCATCGATCTTCATCTGATGGGGGCCTATCTCGCGTTTCATCCCGTCATCACAGAACCTTTGAGGTATGCCACTGCTGTATGCTGTTATATTCGAATGCTATCGCGGATTGGACATGCACGTGCGAGCGTCTGCTCGTCAGTTGATGCCGAGTTTCGCGCCGATGTCGCAGGCAAGCTGTTCTTCGCTATAGGTGGCGGTGAGGCGGGACCCGTCCAGGTCGGCAAGTGCCTCGGCGATGGTTTCGTCGACCGGCGAGAAGAAGCCATTCTGCTTCGTCGCCAGGACAAAGATCTGGTCCTCGCCTCGATTGCGGATGTCGCCTATATGGTGAAGCTGGCGGCCTGTGTTCTGATCCTTTGAGATCACCCGGCCGTTCATGGTGACTTGGATGGAGGGCTTGGCGTCGGCCGCGGGCGCCGTGCCGCCGCCAACATGGATGATAAGGCCTTCCGCCTGCGGTTGCTGGCGTGGCTTCCTGAAAGCCGAATAGCCGCCGCCGCTGATCTGGTCGGCAAGGCGAACGATGGTCGAGCGGTTCTGCTCGATCAGTCTTTTGACTTGTACGTCCTCGCGCCGCGGGCCATCCCGCTTCGAGATGATCTCAACCATGAATCCTCCCAGATTCGCTCAGCGTTGCCGTTTGTACGGCTCATTCTTCTTGTTAGGCAAAGCCTACACCGCCTCAGTGAGATACGCCATTCATATTAGATAGCGCCAAAGTTCGTGTCGTTGGTAGCAGGTGGCTGCTACAATCCTGCTCACCAACAGCATGAAGAAACGCACTTCAGTCCCAATCGATGCTGATGAGAACGTCGTTCAGCTAGAGGGCGCCCTTGCCGGTTTCGGGTAACGACTTGAGGCCTGTCAGGA includes these proteins:
- a CDS encoding sigma-54-dependent Fis family transcriptional regulator; the encoded protein is MKREIGPHQMKIDALPARASPATGQMVLGNIDYDERATMRAWENFLADEPKCARDPIHPSPVRSLIHDSWYRSATGGINAEGIEAPLSSDRDEIEYLTRANAELLSAARRSFASLGQLLDGTGAMLVLADSDGVLIDAIGDKKTLHDGMDIHLAIGGKWNEDAVGTNGIGTALWTGEPTFVHAAEHFCAGIKSWTCAGAPIRDPLDGKIIGVVDLSGYSPIFRPHNTALVAATARQIEKALAEQQQEQRTRLLEAFISSAPSYRRKDGLVIVDHRGRAIFCNNVPDGETTEMMDGPMEPGRGRWLMNLPSSGDEGDLARALPAHLRSCHITPLKLDGDLRGAALVFPSAPAVSSVTVVRGEVDKHLRDAVAMIVGESEALLAAIDVACRVARSNSVASLLVEGETGVGKELFARLVHAGSRRTANDPFIAMNCGAITRDLFGSELFGHVAGAFTGASREGKPGVFELASGGVLSLDEIGELPLEIQPFLLRVLEERMVHRIGDSRGRPVDVRLVASTNRDLKQEVAAGRFRRDLYYRIGAVSITVPPLRERGEDVLLLTEHFNRQIAAAADGEPLEFSHEALDALLAYRWPGNVRELKNLIGRLYVLARGRDIGFHDLPEEITAPSSESNAISGNDTAISPEMPAGTLVEAERQAMKSALEAEGGNLSRVARRLGISRPTLYRKLDQYGIRRRFS